In Lolium perenne isolate Kyuss_39 chromosome 5, Kyuss_2.0, whole genome shotgun sequence, the sequence CGGCCTacggagacgaagttgacgagatcaccAAATGCTTCCTCAGATacaaagtcaagtacgtcaggagagacgataacacagcggcggacatgctatccaagctcggatctggcaggaaaccaattccgcctggcattttcctggagcacctacggataccctcggtgaagggcgctaacccggaaaacccagacgtGGCAGtagctccggctagggaagtgatggctatcattccggcatggacacaacctttcttggactacctcatcgatcgaaagttgccagaggacgaggtcctcgcacgacagatcatcagaagagcatgatcctacacaatcgttgatggacaactctacaaacgaagcacaactggggtatttcttaaatgcgtctccaatcaagatggctttGACATCCTCAGGGAGATCCATGCAAGGGATTGCAGGCATCATGCtgcccccaggtccctcgttgctaaagcttttcggcttggattttattggctcacggctaaagaagatgctgaaaaGCTGGTAAAAACTTGCCGAGGTTGTCACTACTATGCttctcaaccaaatgctccagcccaagagctgaagaccatccctatcacctggccatttgcggtctgggggctcgatatggttggaaaactaaagaaatcatctcctggcggttttgagtacctcctggtcgctgttgacaagttcagtaagtggatcgaggcaaagccagtgagaaaagccgatggtgctatgaCACTcaaatttgtttgcagcctcgtgacAAGATTCGACATCCCACAcaacataatcacagacaatggcacaaacttcacacaaggagaattgaaggattattgccatgacgtagggatccggcttgacctcgcatctgtggctcacccactatccaacggtcaggtcgaaagagccaatAGCCTCATCCTATCCGGAatcaaaccacgccttgaagaaccactgcgacgcgcagccggagcttgggccgaTGAGTTGGAATCcgtcttgtggagtttacgaactacccctaacaggtcaactggatttactccgttctttctggtatacggatccgaagccgtgctcccctccgacatcatccacgattcaccgcgggtctccgcctacaatgaagaaactgctgacgaggccagatagctatctgtggacctgatcgaagaagctcggaatctagctgaccaacgttccaccatctaccagcagaaactctgACGCTATCGCAGTCGTTGAGTTCGGAATCGCTTgttcatggccggagacttggtcctccgccttcgtcaggtgaaagatcataagttgcaatctccatgggaaggaccctttgtcgttagcaaggtgcttcataacggatcatactaccttgtcgattttcgggaactaaaggatagacctgctaactggtaccggaaacgcaagcgagaggatccggatgacatatacgatgaaatagaacgtccttggaacattgcacaactacgtcctttccacacttagcaaatttttcgagttacatactctgtaatagttatacatgatcaatgaaataaagcttttggttcactctttgagtcttttacctcctttacttgctcatttttagatcgtgtatgttttccgactaaaaccgcagagctggatatttccgcctatgcgtgtatgaaagttgtgattttcaaaaatcgtccattAGGACGtaggcttaagttttctggtggaagtaTTTTCTattgcgaactcatggattcctggtagcgacttccggcacctcggctgggggcttgtttccgcggttattgacggactgccatttggcttcgtcgccgctggcaagttttttccggctaaaggtcctcCGGCTCGCAAAAGGTCAAGTGAGCGAGCCGGGAAACatgaaaccagcacttgctttcaacaaacgaaacatgcaaataacttcaatggatagcaggataagttgtttccgcccatgcgtaattgtttcgtccctagctacttaagaatttaagttatattacaaaccctctacggggccaaaatgatgcattgtcttTCTTCCCGCAGGAATAAGTTTTTTACTTCTCTTTAGCCGGAGAAGCTTCGCCCTTGTCATCCACCTTCGGATCATTTTCTTCTTCGCCTTTGGCCGGAGAGGAGACGTCTTCATCGCTCTCTTCGTCGTCTTCAGCCGGAGATGCTTCGCCATCCTTGTTCTTGGAACTTGTCCAGGTATATTGGCTTCCGGACTGAGCAGGTCGGGATTCCGCTTCGCGTTTCTTATGGAGCTCTGCTTCAAGAGGTTCGTCGGCTGGAAGAACCACCTTGTCATAAAACTCGTCATGACAAATTCTTCGAGCGATGCGGGTGTCATAGCCCTTAACTGCGTCCAGCAGCGCATCGACGTCCGAGTTCGGAGGAACTCCTGAAGTCACCATGTCAATGTCCAGATCCGGATTGTGTGCTAGGCACATGGCCAAAGACATGGCTGCGGCACCCCGGGCCGATGATGCTTGCAGATCCACCACCAACTCCGGAAGAATGTCCATCCATTGGATAAGCTTGCGAACTTCGCGGGTTCGGCTCTTCTTAATCGATAAGTTGTAGCAAATCttccgggaggcggagatgagatctttgcagtcGTCTTCGGCAAGCTGAAGCAGATCGTCACGAGGGAACTGGCTCCGACGTTCCTCAGTATATCCAAGAGGCTCTAGAGGAAACAATTTAAGATAAGCATAACGGATTGAGTTCAGCACATACATTACCATGTGAACTTCGGAGACTTACCCATGACGTCGGAGTTGAGTAGATCCCAGTGCTTCTCCGCCGTTTCCATATAGTTCCGGAGTCCGCCGAGCTCCTTCTATTGACTTTGGATGGTTTCACTATCAGTTTTCCTTTTTAACTGAAACTCACCCTCCTTCCGGATGAGCTCCGAGTTCTTCTCCGCTAGTTTCTTCTCCGCCACTGCGAGCTTCGCCTCTAGATCTTTCTGGGAGGAGCGCATGGTCTCGAGcttggaggaggcggcggcaagggaagaggatgcacCTATCCAAGATAAATTGAAATCAGTTTGGAATTCGGATCATGAATTATTTGCGCATTggtcggaaaccaaccttgggcgtctgaCAATTGCTTCTTCATATCTGCGTTCTCTTGTTTAAACAGCTGAATTTTCTCCGCCTGGCTCAAGGTcacgcggcgctgcagggcaacATTCTTGTGGAGCTCGTAATGCagagcctgctgttcctgtaacagAGCATGAGTCAATTTTGGGTATTGTACAAATAAAGTCCTTCTGAAGCATTGATGCCGGAAATttctccgccataatgcttgggggctactacgaCACTTTTAAAATCTTCTTTCAGTTTGAGTTTTCTCTAAGTATTTAGACGCTAACTATTGACTAGTTTCCGGCtatatacttgggggctactggggagtaccttgcgCTTGTAGAGGAGTTTGTCGAGGAACTGGCCAACTTCTTTCTTGAAGTCCTGAATTTCCGAAGACTCGgcgtcaggcttcccccaggcatTGTCCAGCATAGAGTTGAGCAgatcttgttcaagctcccattttTCTGCCTCAGTGAGCTTGTTGAAAAATTTGGTtgcatacgccttgggggtggaggtaaggtcagccggatctccaaagttctttgGAAACATGACGACATCCCCTGCTGCAGCTTCAGCCTTTTCCAAAGAGTTGACTTCCGCCTCCTCTTGGCCTTGTACTCCGGCTTCTTCAGGGGCGGCTTCTTTTGCTCCGAGGCTTTCTCCGCCCactttctcgctgctaaccggaattatctcCGGTGGAATTGCTGTAGCAGGAGGGGGAGATCGCTCCGCTCGAGGAGGAGATGGCTGGGGAGTGGCATGGGAAGTACTTTGCGGAGTCGGCATTGCAGGGCCAATGGCCGGACACTTCTTCATATATTTTGTGATGGGTTCCTGGACGTTGGTCCGTACGGCGGTGGTACTCAGATTTATGCAAACCGGCAAAATAAATGTATAAGTAACAAGTTCTATCAAGATAAAAACACGCAATATTCGGAGACTCACGTAGCGCAAGGAATGTTGGGGCGTGATCTTTTTCCTGCTGTCGCTAGCAGTTTGATGCGCTCACGCTCCGCCTTCTTGGAGTTCAGCGGAGGTGGTTTTGTGACTCTGGGCtttttggcggaggcctcgccgctagctccggcttcggagccaggagctttggcgcggggacgcttagtAGGGCGAGGGGCGGCCTTTCGAGGCGcttgctcctcctcctcatcgtccTCCGGATCTtcctccgccgcttcgccgctgaCGGGGACTCGAAGTATGCCGCAGAAATCTTCCTCCGCAAAGTATCAAGCTGAGAGGAGGATTCAAAAGCAAGTTAGAACATGTCAACAAATATAAAAAATTGAAGAATAGCAAAGGAACAAGTGCTTACCGAAGGACATTGGTCGTGCGTGTTGATGTCTTTTATCAgttccgggaccggttggccccggccTATCTTCACAAGAGTCTTCATTCTCCTCTTGAGAGAATCAGCAGGGAGATCGTGACGAGTCACTCGGAGAGGGTCGTCCGCCCCGGTGTATGCACACATCAAGCGTGCGCTGTACCGCAGAGGCTGGATCCTCCGAGTGAACCAGCTAAGGGTGAGCTGGGTTCCGGTTAGCCcatcgtggactagccaggaaaTTCTCCGCGCAGCTTTCTCCAGTATCGGAGTCTGGGCAAGCGTGGGAATGAAGCTTCAGCTGTCGCGTTCTTCTGGGGGCTTGTTGACGAATTTGGGTAGCCCTTCATGGACACCCGAAACTACaacgttcttcacgtagaaccatccggcgttccagtaccagaCGGATTCGTGGGAGTCGTGTGGCCGATACATGCggccaggtcggagcatgaaGGTCATGCTGCCGCAGTTCACCATGCTCTTGTCCTTGGTctctttcttcacccggaagaaaAACTGCCAGAGTCTGACATCCGGACGGATTCCGAGATGCCCCTCACAGAGTGTGACAAAGTTTGAGAGGAGGAGGTAAGAGTTTGGGTAGATGTTATGAGGTTGAAGCCCGTAGGTGCTGAGGATAGAGAGAAAGAACTCCGAACAGGGGAGCGATAGTCCGTGCTCAACCCAGGCTTTTGTTAGGACCCTTTCGTCCGCCtctggcttggggacgtcggattCGAGCATGAAACTCCAGTCCGGAGAAATCATGCCTTCACTTTGGAGCTCCCTCAATTCTGAGTCCTTGATTTGACAAGGCCACCACTGGCCCTTCACGCCCTCTCGGACCTTGGCCTTGGAAGCCTTCTTCGCTTCCACCTCCTGTACTTTAGTAGGCATCCTAGCTTGTCCTTCGATTTCCTCTTGGATCTCTTTGGAAGTGGGTATCCGGCCTAGTGCagtgctggaagaggcggagaatggttgagctAGCCTGATGTCGGAAACAAATGGTGGCAAGTATGCAATGGGATCCAGACAGATTGGTTCTAATGCGCTGGGTTCCGGGCtattcggagaactaccagtacaaTTGGGTGAACCTTgtgacatgcttccggctgcacccatgcaaacTAGATTTGAGTAGTCGGAATCTacactacttcttcttcttctacgaggccggcaGACTTACCGTCAATGGCGCGGTGGTTCTTCGGGACGCCGGCGAGGTTGAGGTGGCTGGACTTGCAGCGTTGAGCCTCTGGCGACCACGGATCAAACGCGCCAATCTTGGGTCGAGAGAGACCATGGAACGGTGGCAGATGAAGTTCCCATGCGCGGTGTCGCCGGAGTTGAGATTTCGCGGGCGACGctgcgcgaggaggaagatgaaggtaGGTTTGCGGTAAAAGAATGGAAAACTTACCGCGCgcgggggtatttatagaccttgGGCGGAGATTCGCGTTCCAGATCTgacggtggaaactgaacggtcacaccgttggatgcgtgacacgtgtcttaggttaaaAGCGGTGAAACAATGTGGAGGTAACTTTACTGCGCGCTCCCGAAATTTTCGGCTAtagattcgcatctccgaaaatttagcgcaggaaaagaggaagttgtgcgcgggaaaagtgggACATCTGCTACATTGTCGTTACTGAAGAAAAGAAGATTTCCGAGAAGATGACATCGGAAACGAGAAAGGTttagaagctcttcaagattctctttggAACCGAGTTGAAGTCAGAGGaacgatgaatctcggagaacttcgggggctactgttgtgggtatactttatgggtatatcaacgacatggcctagatccggcaagcccgggtagcccacagatggtgatgtggcatgtggcccatcgggcggcccagttgatgTAGATCCTaagggatgaagtccagcccaggaacgagcagccggatcccaaccgacctacgaaggaggtcggatccgtgaaggcccatgaaatatccggatccagcacggtcttgatggaaggcggatccttgacgtacacggcaagatattgtaccgtagttaggcaacttgtattccggctatgactctccatgtaaaccctagatctgtgggcctttataagccggatcccgggagccctagaggcacaaccacaactcattgtaacaacgcgaaagcgcccagataattccagacaagcagcagtaggccttgccatcgtgcaggtgttccgaagctgggtaaatcgtgtaccaccatctcgagtgctctccgccctatgacccctacttcttccccccctcgtgaggatccctcctccgaggtaccttcgaataggcaacgacagagaCCAACATGTGCCCTGGCATGATTCTTgcagtcatcctcgatgatcatgttgtgcatgatcacacaagtctgcatcacctcccacatttggtcgtgagactagcttagagcagggtgccggccaattgcaaattgagcttgaagcacaccaaatgtctgctcgacatccttcctgcaagcctcctgtcgcgcagcaaagtgggaattcttctTACCTGATGGAtttgagattgttttgacaaaagtggcccatgttGGATATATATCATCAACTAGATAATagtctttggtatattggtgtccattgatctcatagttgcatggtggatcatgcccttccactagtctgctgaacaccggagactactgcaacacgttgatgtcattgtgtgatcccgccatgccaaagaaagagtgccaaatccacatgtcataatctgccacaactTCAagaaccacactgcaatatccatgacgccctttgtatatacctttccAAACAAACGGGAAGTTCttccatgaccagtgcatgcaatcgatgcttcaaagcattccagggaatcctctggcagcattttgtgtcatgatccttgcagtcgcttcctcagttggccctctcaagtagtatttgtcaaactttcccaccacagctcggcaaaacttgtacatgcactcaatggaagtagactcactcatgcgaaggtagtcgtcctgtgtatcggcaggtgctccgtatgcaagcatcctcatggcggcggtgcacttctgaatcgccgagaacccgacaacgcctacagcatcgtgcttgagcttgaagtaggggtcgaactttcGAACgcagtggaggatattcatgaagagACCCTTGGTCATCctataccggcgccgaaaattgtcggcatgtgttccTCATctccgaagtagtcgttgtgcggcatggtatgcccctccatcctctgctggGGCTTCGACTTGTTtctccccggccttgatcctTCGCGGCGTGGCCTCTTCCTCCTCTCCGCCTCGGCGTCAAGCacgtcctggagggacgcgatgatcagcaaatgctcccggaggttgtcgtcgaagtcttgctcgtcctccagcagtagGACAACCATCTCGTCGTCGCTATTCATgtctaaagcaaaatcaatggttaaaattgcaccacggcagacgaggcaacgaacagcggccaatcgcgcgtacctggcaagtcgtcgagcaccttgtgtgcacggAGGTGGGGTGGATTTGACGCAATTTCTGGGACGCGTTGGCGAAGCGGCGGCGGTGGAACGACCGGCGAGAGAGCCAGCCGTGacgacggtgccgactctcagagGAGATCAGTCGTCGAAATGGCCGGCAAATCCAGCGGCagcggaggggtgggaggcgcgggagggaAGGAGCGATGAAAAAAAGGTGCGGACCAATGGTTTAtggaaatagtcgccgacatgtgggagccagcctcgcttttcgttgtgtccggtgcGCCCGGAGCGTCGTCTGcggagcggggacgggctcggggcgccggacaccgtatcggggcgcgctgtacaaaaagcggctttggggaacgcggctgggaacgtttttttgttCGACGCACCCCAAATCCCTTTGAGGAACGATttaggggacgcgactggagatgctctaaagacgGGGATCGGTAGAGGTGTTGGAGCTTTTTGTCGGGATGATAAAGGCAATTACCTAGGCAACTCGACTAAtcatttggtgacatcatcgaccTAGCTACACTTGAAGCTTATGTTTACTTGGAGGCCACATCTTAACCGATTGCATGTGTTAATGTAGATCCATGAAAGGTGTCGGAGTGAAACCAACATTATCCACATAGGAGGATCACAGAATATTTAAGGCAACAATTTACTAGAAAGTCTATGATTCTACAAATCGGCCAACATGTGTGGCTAGGTTATTGTCTGACTCCTATCTATGTAGCACTACTTCGTTTACAATTACGTGCCCTAGTATAAAATAGCCTACCAGTCGCGTGTTATTTTTAGCTACCAATCGTTGACCCTGGCCCACTAGTGGTACCTCGTTAGTGGTAAGGTTTTACTAGTCGCGTGTGTACCCGCCACACGACTAGTATATCAGGTACTAGTCTCATGCGGGTTTGGCACGCTGCCAATACAGTATTAGTCACGTGCCCCGGTCAGGTCCGCTGCTAGTGTGATTTTTTCGCATTTTTTTTAAAAACGTTGGGACCATTGCCGAGTTATCCACGTGATTTTACACAAAACAccctaaaaataaaagaaaacaatCAAGTCCATGTCGCCTCCTTGTGGCGTTGACGAGCGGAGAGGGCTTGTAGGAGGGCGTCGGAGCAGGCGTCGTTGCTGGCGGAGCACGACATCAGAGCAGGTTATCGGCGGAGGCGGAGAGCAGGTCGCTTGATGTGGGCGGAGGAGCAGGGCGTCGGATGTGGGAAAAGGAGCAGGGCGTTAGAGGTTCTCACTGTCATTGGAGAGGAGGTGGGTCTTCGTCGCTCgagaggaggtggtcgccggaggtggTGCTCATCTTTGGGACAAGGAGGAGAAGTGaaaaaggaggagaggagaaggtggaagaggaggagaggagaaggtAGAGAAATGGAAGAGGTGAAGAGAAGAATGTGGAGAAGTGGAAGAGTAGGTGGGGAGAAGGTGgagaagatgaagaggaggaggggaTAAGGTGGAGAAGGCGTACGTGAGGAGGGGAAAAAATTGAAAtgagagagaggttttttttggaattttccaGATTTAAAATTTTATTGCGCAGAAATCTAAAACCCGACAAAACTCTGTTTTCCTTTTCGATTTTCAGATTGTAAAAAATCACTAAACGGCCAAACTCAGTTGAAAACGGATGAAAATTTTGTGAACATACATTTTTATATAAAAATCCTTTTCATCTGAGGTCGTATGCAACTAGAAAACCGTTTTACTCAAACATAACGCCATTctacataatatatcaaaattcatgtttgttaatatTTCTTAAAACTAGATGGCATAACACATGGCCATCTcaaaaggattttatttttttgaattttctattattttatttaaaaaaaaatctgaaaaggtGATATCGATCCATCTAGGGGGTGCAAATCATCGAAACTAGTAGTAGGGTGTCCAAAATAGGGCACAATATTGCTAAGCTGATTAGTAGCAGCATGCTCAAAATAAGACACGCGACAAGTATTTTGGTTGATTTGCGTCCATCAGCGCAATATATTGGAGGCGGGTGGGCAAAGACACACGCGACTAGTATCTGAAACCGAGTACAACCATACCCCACCTACTAGTCAAGTGTGCTACTCTCCGCTACGGTACAATTATATGCATACAAGTCGCGTGCGTGTTTTTGGCTCGCAACTACTAATATCGATCGTGTGTGTTCAGACTGGTGTGTTGCTAATGAGCATTTCCTATAGCATTTTCCATGCTAGTAGTGTTTTCTAAGTTTAGTTGAAGTCTGACCTATTAAATATAAAAATACTCTCTCCGTCCAAAAATGTAAGTTGTCTAAtgattagtcaaaagtcaacgttTTAAACTTTGATCAAATTTGTACATAAAAATATGAATATTTACAATATTGAATcaatatcaatagattcaccataaattatattttcttaatatatttatttgatattgtagatataCATATATTTTCTAAATATTTAGTCAAAGTTAGTAAGATCTAACTTTTTACTAACTCTTTGACGTCTTACATTTTAGAGCTAATTCTCCCTTTTTACCCTCTAGGCTCTAGTAATGTACTATTTGTGACATTAATTATCCCGCCGAGTGAAAATTGGTGTAGATTATCCATTTTAAAAGCTCCAGATCCTTGTTTTCTCACATGTGTCCATCAGGCAAAAAAGTATAGGTTAGCTGAAACGACGCTAGTGAAAACAAAGGTCAATTCGGGTTATTGCTTGAGTCAACGAAGACTGGAAGTCACGAAGATGCCCTCGTTGTCCTGCAGAGCGCTTTTATTTTTACAGTGGTCCCGCAGCGTATAGCGAAACTACCCAGGAAAGGAAAAACTACGTGGAACAAAACTGAAATCCTACTGACAGACGGGCCCGACTTAAGCTCCTCGTCGCGTACACAGGAAGGAAACCTCCATGACATCCTCCGAGGTCCGACCAACGCGCAAAGATTTCATTTGGGAATGGCATTCGCCGCTTCACCGCCGCAACGCTCCTGTTCCGCCGAAGAGGAGGTGGCGCGCATGGCGGGGGCTTCGTCGGAGGACGCCGCGGAAAATGCCGCGGCTCTGGTCGCTATCGCAGCTGGAGGCGGGGTGGTGAAGGAGACCCCAGCGCCCGAGGGGCGGCCGTCGCCGGCGGGAGGCAGGAGGGCTTCCCGGCGGTCGCTACCGAGGAAACGAAGGAGGACGAGGATGCCAAGTGGGTGGGGCAGTACTCTTCGACTCAGAGCATCCTGCTCGTCGGCGAAGGGGACTTCTCCTTCTCCTTGGCGCTCGCcaccgggttcggctccggcgaaAACCTCGTCGCAACTTCCCTCGACCGCTACGGTAAGTTGCCGTTCCTCCGATTTTCACTTGTCTTGTGATTAGTAGGAGCAAGGAGTATCTTCTTAGGCCTTGTTACTTCGAGTGTATTTATTGGGATCGGATGGGATTATTTCGAATCCCGGAAAATCCCCGCTTGTCCGTTTACTTCTTTGGGTTTGAACGAAATAATCCCAAGATATCCCCTTTCATCCCTATATTTTTTTGCCTAAACTAAAAACTCTCCACCATAATAGTATTTGAGtagattgggtgaacaccaagtgACCTTCCATCCCATACCTATTGGGAAAAAAACGAGAGAAATAAACAAGGCCGTGTGGATTGCATGAGCGTGGTTTCACAGATTTCTTAGGTCATGGAAGAAAGCCATTGCCAACTTCTGTGCTCGTGCATAGCTCGACATGAATAATGTGGCAATGACGTTCACTCCGTCATGAATAATGTGTATAGGTTTATTTATTTCTTTACAATTCCTCTACAAAATGATCTTCCGCAGATACCCTGAAGAAAATGTACAACCGAGCAGAAAGTAATTTGGCAAAGCTGAAAGAGATGGGGGCAGTAATTTTGCATGGAGTTGATGCAAAAAGGATGCAATTTCATATTGATCTCAAGATGAGACGGTTTGATAGGGTTGTGTTCAACTTCCCCCATGCCGGATTCTTGGGGAAGGAAGACGAAGACCATgtaatcatgtatgtgcattgactTTTTTCCGATAAAGTGTGTTTTCGATATGTGCATTGACTTTGTTTTTGCATACTTTATTGATGAATGTAATTGCAGTGTCCTACTTAGATGTAAATACTTACATGATGGTTATTATAAAAAAAGTCGTGGTACTAATAATTGCACTGtacaaaaagacaaaaaaaatgtGTCACATTGTTTTTGTTTTCTCTCTTTGGTGAACACATTGGAAAGTAAATTCTGTACAATTTGTTTGCATATATCCTTACGTCTATATGTAATACTTCCTTCATTGCTTTTTTTAATGGAGTAGTACAAATACCTTGATCATCACCGATGTAGATACTCCTATTTTTCTTTCTAAATCTGCTTTAACAGTGTGCCCCATAGTAGTAGAATATTTAGCAACCGTCACATGGATGATGTGTAAATCTTTTCTTAATTAGTAAATAATAGCATTATCTTACTACCTCTGTTCGAAAATACAATGTGTATTTTGACTGTCC encodes:
- the LOC127304117 gene encoding uncharacterized protein, coding for MVASMQWDPDRLVLMRWVPGYSENYQYNWVNLVTCFRLHPCKLDLSSRNLHYFFFFYEAGRLTVNGAVVLRDAGEVEVAGLAALSLWRPRIKRANLGSRETMERWQMKFPCAVSPELRFRGRRCARRKMKPRSDQRAKISFGNGIRRFTAATLLFRRRGGGAHGGGFVGGRRGKCRGSGRYRSWRRGGEGDPSARGAAVAGGRQEGFPAVATEETKEDEDAKWVGQYSSTQSILLVGEGDFSFSLALATGFGSGENLVATSLDRYDTLKKMYNRAESNLAKLKEMGAVILHGVDAKRMQFHIDLKMRRFDRVVFNFPHAGFLGKEDEDHVIMEHRAVVKGFLCCASRLLHPDGEVHVSHKTKYPYNVWDIPGLAAKFALYLSEQADFHIADYPGYSNKRGDGASCDEPFMLGNCSTYKFRKGYRKPPISRPRLVPRHLIGNGGVYPNSSAVSSGCRPSYSPPVAPVCQLPIPINTFGVLSGSGFSHYNAVRLENGSVHQNFSAAFSGCRPYHPPSLAPEWPGPYASFSMTPRSGFPHYHTAPQRCQQGFDPQQNSNMAGIIPQDDQHRRYQRQRMLIAKYGRQ